A genomic window from Pseudogulbenkiania sp. MAI-1 includes:
- the tig gene encoding trigger factor has translation MQAQLETLSNLERRMNIALPMAAIDAQVTERLKNMARKAKIQGFRPGKAPLKIVEMNYGAQVREEVLGEQVQQGFYQAVSEQKLRVAGYPRFEPVADEGDKDSFKFAASFEVYPEVKVGELAGKEIEKPVTPVTDAEIEKTIDILRKQRTRYERVEREAAAGDRVIIDFKGSIDGVLFDGGSAENFPFVLGQGQMLADFEAGVTGMKEGEVKNIEVVFPEDYHGKDVAGKTAVFEITVKNVAAALLPEVNEEFAKLLGIADGDIEKMRAEIKKNVEREVKRRLQAAVKENVMQALLDVTEIELPKALVQLEVGRLIDQARRDMEARGLKVKDMPFPPELFQQQAERRVALGLILAEVVAANQLEAKPEQIKAMIEEFAESYEHPEEVVAWYYASPERIEGPTSMVLEDNVVEFVLSKANVVEKETSFDALMGNNA, from the coding sequence ATGCAAGCACAGTTGGAAACGTTGAGCAACCTCGAGCGTCGCATGAACATCGCGTTGCCGATGGCTGCAATCGACGCCCAGGTGACCGAGCGACTCAAGAACATGGCGCGCAAAGCCAAGATCCAAGGCTTCCGCCCGGGCAAGGCACCGCTCAAGATCGTTGAAATGAACTACGGCGCCCAAGTGCGCGAAGAAGTGCTGGGTGAGCAGGTTCAGCAAGGTTTCTACCAGGCCGTGAGCGAGCAGAAGCTGCGCGTTGCCGGTTATCCGCGTTTTGAGCCGGTTGCCGACGAAGGCGACAAGGATAGCTTCAAGTTTGCCGCTTCTTTCGAGGTGTACCCGGAAGTCAAGGTGGGTGAGCTGGCCGGCAAGGAAATCGAGAAGCCGGTTACCCCGGTGACCGACGCCGAAATCGAGAAAACCATCGATATCCTGCGCAAGCAGCGCACCCGCTACGAGCGCGTCGAGCGCGAAGCCGCCGCCGGTGACCGCGTGATCATCGACTTCAAGGGCAGCATCGATGGCGTGCTGTTCGACGGCGGTTCGGCCGAGAACTTCCCGTTCGTGCTGGGCCAGGGCCAGATGCTGGCCGACTTCGAAGCCGGCGTCACCGGCATGAAGGAAGGCGAGGTCAAGAACATCGAGGTGGTGTTCCCGGAAGACTATCACGGCAAGGACGTGGCCGGTAAAACCGCCGTGTTCGAGATCACCGTGAAGAACGTGGCTGCGGCCCTGCTGCCGGAGGTGAACGAAGAGTTCGCCAAGCTGCTGGGCATCGCCGACGGCGACATCGAAAAGATGCGTGCCGAGATCAAGAAGAACGTCGAGCGCGAAGTGAAGCGCCGTCTGCAGGCCGCCGTCAAGGAAAACGTGATGCAGGCCCTGCTGGACGTTACCGAGATCGAGCTGCCGAAGGCTCTGGTGCAGCTGGAAGTCGGCCGTCTGATCGACCAGGCCCGTCGTGACATGGAAGCCCGCGGCCTGAAGGTCAAGGACATGCCGTTCCCGCCGGAACTGTTCCAGCAGCAGGCTGAGCGCCGCGTGGCTCTGGGTCTGATCCTGGCCGAAGTCGTGGCGGCCAACCAGCTGGAAGCCAAGCCGGAGCAGATCAAGGCGATGATCGAAGAATTCGCCGAGAGCTACGAGCATCCGGAAGAAGTGGTGGCATGGTATTACGCCAGTCCGGAACGCATCGAAGGCCCGACTTCGATGGTGCTGGAAGATAATGTGGTTGAATTTGTGCTCAGCAAGGCCAATGTAGTAGAAAAAGAAACGTCGTTCGACGCCCTGATGGGTAACAACGCCTGA